Proteins from a genomic interval of Pseudomonas asplenii:
- a CDS encoding TetR/AcrR family transcriptional regulator, translating into MPLSNPTTRRDRPPKIAREHSDTLELLLRCGMESLTEQGFATIGIDTVLKRVQVPKGSFYHYFDSRAFLQASPDDSPWII; encoded by the coding sequence ATGCCCCTCTCAAACCCCACCACCCGCCGAGATCGGCCCCCAAAAATCGCCCGCGAGCACAGCGATACGCTGGAACTCTTGCTGCGCTGCGGCATGGAAAGCCTCACCGAGCAGGGGTTCGCCACCATCGGCATCGACACAGTGCTGAAACGGGTCCAGGTGCCCAAGGGCTCTTTCTACCACTACTTCGACAGCAGGGCTTTCTTGCAGGCATCACCCGATGATTCTCCTTGGATCATTTAA
- a CDS encoding AAA family ATPase gives MLIVFSGLPGTGKTTIAKELAERTGAVYLRIDTIEQAIRNSGVLAEDVGCSGYRVANELALSNLRLGRLVIVDCVNPVSESRKAWSDIAARSGVRLVNIQVICTDKHEHQRRVETREVDILGLTPPTWQSVLEHEYEAWEDAPFSVDTAMVSPAEAVAMIIGAFFGTNR, from the coding sequence ATGCTCATCGTCTTCAGCGGCCTCCCAGGCACCGGCAAAACGACTATTGCCAAGGAGCTGGCGGAAAGAACAGGCGCCGTCTATCTGCGGATCGACACGATCGAGCAAGCGATTCGCAACTCGGGCGTTCTGGCAGAGGATGTGGGGTGCAGTGGTTATCGGGTCGCCAATGAGCTTGCGCTGAGTAACCTGCGCCTGGGCCGCCTGGTTATCGTCGACTGTGTGAACCCGGTCAGTGAAAGCCGCAAGGCGTGGAGTGATATCGCCGCTCGTTCCGGAGTTCGGTTGGTCAATATCCAGGTGATTTGTACCGACAAACACGAACATCAGCGCCGAGTGGAAACAAGGGAGGTTGATATCCTGGGGCTGACGCCACCCACCTGGCAATCGGTGCTTGAGCATGAATATGAAGCGTGGGAGGACGCGCCGTTCAGCGTCGACACCGCCATGGTGTCTCCGGCGGAAGCGGTTGCGATGATCATTGGCGCTTTCTTCGGCACTAATCGGTAG
- a CDS encoding DUF6124 family protein translates to MIKKITPDPPPSRVSSPQEKADYRRKVMHDSLAQIGSHPPPQPSPTPLDTLSHTAFRTVGADQPSVDSLFAVQAGVTAQVALNQVSQLLKSAELNADELCPRLDGFERDLLLGLIHSITLSRTVVDALLDGSTATAGS, encoded by the coding sequence ATGATCAAGAAAATCACCCCTGATCCACCGCCCAGCCGTGTATCCAGTCCCCAAGAAAAAGCCGACTATCGGAGAAAGGTCATGCATGACTCTCTGGCTCAGATCGGATCTCACCCCCCTCCCCAACCGTCGCCAACACCGCTCGATACTCTCTCCCACACAGCGTTCCGCACTGTCGGCGCCGACCAACCTTCAGTTGACTCGCTGTTCGCCGTTCAAGCCGGCGTCACCGCCCAAGTCGCCCTTAACCAAGTATCGCAGTTGCTCAAATCGGCCGAACTGAACGCCGATGAACTCTGCCCGCGCCTGGATGGCTTCGAACGGGATCTGCTGTTGGGGCTGATTCACTCCATCACCTTGTCCCGAACGGTCGTGGACGCCTTGCTCGACGGGTCCACAGCTACCGCGGGCAGTTGA
- a CDS encoding helix-turn-helix transcriptional regulator produces MDILFNEVASHTALARTIEQIGSPRFWRQLILVLRHWVPFDNALAIHFPSQGAPHVLEEYDAAPAPAAGELYLDGLYLLDPFYQAAREGLASGFYHLEEVAPDHFWQADYYLNYFQDHVLEDEVQFLLQLPDGGLSLSLGMRRTFDSAELGKLSLISSWVLALLDQNWTRMGISVPVQPPAGDALAKFGQGVLSERELEIARLILRGYSSKAMAQRLGISPETIKAHRRHLYAKLDISSQPELFSLFIRELGFVELEGS; encoded by the coding sequence GTGGACATACTTTTCAACGAAGTCGCCAGCCATACCGCATTGGCACGCACGATCGAGCAAATCGGCAGCCCGCGCTTCTGGCGACAGTTGATCCTGGTTCTGCGCCATTGGGTACCGTTCGACAATGCGCTGGCGATTCACTTCCCCTCCCAGGGCGCGCCCCACGTGCTGGAGGAATATGACGCGGCGCCGGCACCTGCGGCGGGAGAGCTGTACCTCGATGGATTGTACCTGCTGGACCCGTTCTACCAGGCCGCTCGCGAAGGCCTGGCCAGTGGTTTCTACCATCTGGAGGAAGTCGCGCCGGACCATTTCTGGCAAGCGGACTATTACCTGAACTACTTCCAGGACCATGTACTGGAGGATGAGGTGCAGTTTTTGCTGCAGCTACCGGATGGGGGGCTGTCGCTGTCGCTTGGGATGCGCCGGACGTTTGATTCGGCGGAGCTGGGAAAACTGAGCCTGATCAGCAGCTGGGTACTGGCCCTGCTCGACCAGAACTGGACCCGCATGGGCATTTCCGTACCGGTGCAGCCGCCGGCGGGTGATGCGCTGGCGAAGTTTGGTCAGGGGGTGCTGTCGGAGCGAGAGCTGGAAATCGCCCGGCTGATTCTGCGCGGGTATTCGTCGAAGGCCATGGCGCAGCGGCTGGGGATCTCGCCGGAGACCATCAAGGCGCACCGGCGGCATTTGTACGCAAAGCTGGATATTTCTTCGCAGCCGGAGCTGTTTTCGTTGTTTATTCGGGAGTTGGGGTTTGTGGAGTTGGAGGGTTCTTGA
- a CDS encoding DmpA family aminopeptidase — translation MRARDFGITLGLGKPGPHNAITDVPGVRVGHATLDKVHDGKPVRTGVSVIEPRVAAARYQPCFAGCHVLNGNGDATGLEWIREAGLLTTPIATTNTHSVGVVRDALIAHEHATLADTSTYWCMPVVMETYDGVLNDIWGQHVNAELVHQALAAASAGPVAEGAVGGGTGMICHEFKGGIGTASRALSAEQGGWTVGAFVQANHGQRRDLRVDGYPVGRRLQDLPSPFGEQDTPGMGSIVVVLATDAPLLPHQCQRLAQRASLGIARTGGGTDDSSGDIFLAFSTGNTGLAPADYNRRDLPRTAQVDMVNNDYISPLFAAAAEAVEEAIINALLAGRPMLAGDGREVPALQGKRLIEALEAVGWQARVDTKSGAKA, via the coding sequence ATGCGAGCACGCGACTTTGGTATCACCCTGGGCCTGGGGAAGCCGGGGCCCCACAACGCAATCACCGACGTACCGGGTGTGCGGGTCGGCCACGCGACGCTGGACAAGGTCCATGACGGCAAACCTGTACGCACGGGTGTCAGCGTCATCGAGCCACGCGTCGCAGCGGCGCGTTATCAGCCATGCTTCGCCGGCTGCCATGTGCTGAACGGCAATGGTGATGCCACTGGCCTTGAATGGATTAGAGAAGCGGGTTTGCTGACGACGCCGATTGCGACCACCAACACCCACAGTGTCGGCGTGGTACGTGACGCGCTGATCGCCCATGAGCATGCGACCCTGGCGGACACGTCGACCTACTGGTGCATGCCGGTGGTGATGGAGACCTACGATGGTGTGTTGAACGACATCTGGGGCCAGCATGTGAATGCCGAGCTGGTTCACCAGGCGCTCGCGGCGGCCAGCGCCGGGCCTGTGGCGGAAGGAGCCGTGGGTGGCGGTACCGGCATGATCTGCCATGAGTTCAAGGGCGGAATCGGTACTGCGTCACGGGCATTGTCGGCGGAGCAGGGTGGCTGGACCGTGGGGGCCTTTGTCCAGGCCAACCATGGCCAGCGCCGCGACCTGAGGGTGGACGGCTATCCCGTCGGCCGGCGGCTACAGGATCTGCCGTCGCCTTTCGGGGAGCAGGATACGCCGGGCATGGGCTCGATCGTGGTGGTGTTGGCCACCGATGCGCCGTTGCTGCCACACCAATGTCAGCGTCTGGCGCAGCGGGCTTCATTGGGCATCGCCCGTACGGGCGGTGGCACCGATGATTCCAGTGGCGATATTTTCCTGGCGTTCTCGACGGGTAATACGGGGCTGGCGCCGGCCGATTACAACCGCCGCGATCTGCCCAGGACGGCCCAGGTGGACATGGTCAATAACGATTACATCTCGCCGCTGTTCGCGGCGGCGGCCGAGGCGGTGGAGGAGGCGATTATCAATGCGCTACTGGCCGGTCGGCCGATGCTGGCAGGGGATGGGCGAGAGGTGCCGGCGTTGCAGGGCAAGCGTCTGATAGAGGCCCTGGAGGCGGTAGGTTGGCAGGCTAGAGTAGACACCAAATCCGGGGCAAAAGCGTAA
- a CDS encoding IS3 family transposase (programmed frameshift) produces MPYYSPERKAALLKMLLPPLSLSMAEVARREGVSDMSLANWRRKARSEGNAVSENIPSAQNWTAEAQFAVVLETAGLSEIELAEYCRRKGLYPEQIKAWRQACINGQKADKAQQKDDREQARKDKKRIQELERELRRKDKALAETAALLVLRKKPQRLLGDRQRGQLTALPERQLLVTWLSEARMAGARKIKACQEVGLSLRTVQRWTETDAVQADARTTTVRSRPRNALSEVERQAILNVCNSPGYGHLPPSQIVPRLADQQLYLASESTFYRVLRAAGQQQHRGRSQRPRRHVAPTTYAAKGPNQVWSWDITYLPSPVRGKYYYLYLIEDIYSRKAVGWEVYEEESGEKAAALLQRSVIGEQCLHEPLVLHSDNGAPMKSLTLLSKMHELGITPSRGRPRVSNDNPYSESLFRTLKYYPQWPADGFASLDAARAWVRDFMRWYNHEHRHSRIRFVTPAERHRGQDHQILARRHELYEQARERSPERWSGQTRNWEPMGTVLLNPDREQPVEKRAA; encoded by the exons GTGCCGTACTATTCACCGGAACGCAAAGCCGCATTGCTCAAAATGCTGCTTCCCCCACTGAGCCTGTCGATGGCCGAGGTTGCTCGGCGCGAAGGGGTCAGCGACATGTCATTGGCCAACTGGCGCAGAAAGGCCCGCTCTGAAGGAAACGCAGTGTCCGAGAACATCCCATCGGCCCAGAACTGGACAGCCGAAGCCCAGTTTGCCGTCGTCCTTGAAACCGCCGGCTTGTCCGAAATTGAACTGGCTGAATACTGCCGTCGCAAAGGCCTGTACCCCGAGCAAATCAAGGCTTGGCGGCAAGCCTGCATCAACGGCCAGAAGGCAGACAAAGCCCAGCAAAAAGACGATCGCGAGCAAGCCCGCAAGGACAAGAAACGCATCCAGGAACTGGAGCGCGAGCTGCGCCGCAAAGACAAGGCGCTGGCTGAAACCGCCGCGTTGCTGGTGCTGCGAAAAAAGC CTCAACGACTACTGGGGGATCGACAACGAGGACAACTGACCGCCTTGCCGGAACGGCAATTACTGGTGACCTGGTTGAGTGAAGCCCGGATGGCCGGCGCCCGGAAAATCAAGGCCTGCCAGGAAGTCGGTCTCTCGCTCAGAACCGTGCAGCGCTGGACTGAAACTGATGCGGTTCAGGCAGACGCCCGAACGACCACGGTACGATCCAGGCCGCGCAATGCGCTGAGCGAGGTCGAACGACAAGCGATCCTAAACGTGTGTAACAGCCCGGGCTACGGCCATTTGCCGCCGAGCCAGATCGTACCGAGGTTGGCTGATCAGCAGCTCTATCTGGCGTCGGAGTCGACGTTTTACCGGGTGCTGCGTGCGGCAGGCCAACAGCAGCATCGTGGTCGTAGCCAGCGCCCCAGGCGGCACGTGGCACCGACGACGTATGCCGCCAAAGGGCCGAACCAGGTGTGGTCGTGGGACATCACCTACCTGCCGTCTCCGGTGCGCGGAAAGTATTACTACCTGTACCTGATCGAGGATATTTACAGCCGCAAGGCCGTGGGCTGGGAGGTTTACGAAGAAGAAAGCGGTGAGAAGGCGGCTGCGCTACTGCAACGTAGCGTGATCGGCGAGCAGTGTTTGCACGAGCCACTGGTGCTGCACTCGGACAATGGAGCACCGATGAAATCGCTGACGCTGTTGAGCAAAATGCATGAGCTGGGCATCACGCCGTCACGTGGCCGACCGCGAGTGAGCAATGACAACCCGTACTCGGAATCACTGTTTCGGACGTTGAAATACTACCCGCAATGGCCGGCAGATGGCTTTGCCAGCCTGGACGCCGCACGCGCCTGGGTCAGGGACTTTATGCGTTGGTATAACCACGAGCACCGGCACAGCCGAATCCGCTTTGTGACCCCGGCCGAACGGCACCGTGGTCAGGATCATCAGATCCTGGCTCGGCGTCATGAGCTGTACGAGCAAGCCCGGGAGAGAAGCCCAGAACGCTGGTCTGGACAGACGCGAAACTGGGAGCCGATGGGTACGGTGCTGTTGAACCCTGATCGGGAGCAGCCAGTCGAGAAAAGAGCAGCATAG
- a CDS encoding zinc-dependent alcohol dehydrogenase family protein gives MKAVVYEAFSKPPRLMTVADPTPARHGVVIQVLGTGVCRSDWHGWKGHDPDIELPHVPGHELAGIVAEVGKDVTRWKVGDRVTVPFVGGCGACAECNSGNQQVCHTQFQPGFTHWGSFAEYVGIHQADLNLVALPESMDFATAASLGCRFATSFRAVVDQGKVSAGQWVAVHGCGGVGLSAVMIAHAIGANVIAIDISQEKLELARSLGAVATVNAHDVANVTEAVQTITRGGAHVSLDALGHPTTCFNSINNLRRRGKHIQVGLMLADHATPAIPMSKVIAHELEIYGSHGMQAHRYDAMIAMITSGKLAPEKLVGKTISLEQSIDALMNMDRFETAGVTVITEF, from the coding sequence ATGAAAGCAGTCGTCTACGAAGCCTTTTCCAAACCGCCGCGTCTGATGACCGTGGCGGATCCGACCCCGGCACGTCATGGGGTGGTTATCCAGGTGCTTGGCACCGGGGTGTGCCGCAGTGACTGGCACGGTTGGAAAGGTCATGACCCGGACATTGAGCTGCCGCATGTGCCGGGTCATGAGCTAGCGGGCATCGTGGCCGAGGTGGGCAAGGACGTCACGCGGTGGAAAGTCGGCGACCGCGTGACCGTGCCGTTCGTGGGGGGCTGTGGTGCTTGTGCGGAGTGCAACAGCGGCAACCAGCAGGTCTGCCACACGCAGTTCCAGCCGGGCTTCACCCATTGGGGATCTTTTGCCGAATACGTCGGCATCCACCAGGCCGACCTGAACCTGGTCGCACTGCCTGAAAGCATGGACTTCGCTACCGCCGCAAGCCTGGGTTGTCGCTTCGCGACCTCGTTCCGGGCCGTCGTTGACCAGGGCAAAGTCAGTGCCGGGCAGTGGGTAGCGGTTCACGGTTGCGGAGGCGTAGGCCTGTCGGCGGTGATGATTGCCCACGCCATCGGCGCGAACGTCATCGCCATCGATATTTCCCAGGAAAAACTCGAACTGGCCCGTTCGCTCGGAGCGGTTGCCACCGTGAATGCCCACGACGTCGCGAACGTCACCGAAGCCGTGCAGACAATCACTCGCGGCGGCGCCCATGTATCGCTGGATGCATTGGGGCATCCCACCACGTGCTTCAACTCCATCAACAACCTGCGCCGTCGTGGCAAACACATCCAGGTCGGACTGATGCTCGCCGATCACGCCACGCCAGCAATCCCCATGAGCAAAGTCATCGCGCACGAACTGGAGATCTACGGCAGCCACGGCATGCAAGCGCATCGTTATGACGCCATGATCGCGATGATCACCTCCGGCAAGCTGGCGCCCGAAAAACTCGTGGGGAAAACCATCAGCCTGGAGCAATCCATCGATGCGTTGATGAACATGGATCGGTTCGAAACGGCTGGGGTTACCGTTATAACGGAGTTTTAA
- a CDS encoding Lrp/AsnC family transcriptional regulator, whose protein sequence is MIDQLDKMDIAISDRLQRDGKLSNVKLAEQLSLSEASCWRKQRRLEECGVIEGYQAILNRKKLGLGVMAFVQISCTDHSEEATALFEKIIQSAPQVLSCHNTTGEADFLLEVVARDLNSYSRFVEKVLRKLPGVSSIRSNLSLRELKTTHRLPVTELLSM, encoded by the coding sequence ATGATTGATCAGCTTGATAAGATGGATATTGCAATATCAGATCGTCTGCAGCGAGATGGCAAACTGTCGAACGTCAAGCTGGCCGAGCAACTGTCCCTCAGCGAGGCGTCCTGTTGGCGCAAGCAGAGACGCTTAGAGGAATGCGGCGTTATCGAGGGCTACCAGGCCATTCTCAATCGAAAGAAACTCGGGCTAGGCGTCATGGCCTTTGTTCAGATCTCTTGTACGGATCACAGTGAAGAAGCCACGGCACTGTTTGAGAAGATTATCCAGTCGGCCCCCCAGGTACTGAGTTGCCACAACACAACGGGCGAGGCGGACTTTCTACTTGAGGTGGTTGCACGGGACTTGAATAGCTACAGCCGCTTTGTCGAAAAAGTGCTGCGAAAGCTGCCAGGCGTTTCAAGTATTCGTTCGAACCTTTCCCTGCGTGAGCTGAAGACCACCCATCGATTGCCGGTGACCGAGCTGTTGAGTATGTGA
- a CDS encoding MurR/RpiR family transcriptional regulator has translation MTQSIEQLPDTVTGLKQLLAAIERQEVDIVLGSSSTRVLTSLIESPQRAAVSSITELSEQLGVNASTLSRLARRLGYSGFSKLQDVFRRELTEGRSFYSDQASQLVVGTTDNGPLSQLARLGRQESANIASLIEQIDASTFDQVVGRLCKAKRVRIHGMRQFNSLALFMAYGLGMLRPDVSTLDSNRQGVADALAQLDAGDVLVVASCFPYTPSVLATADVAAHHGIEVIALTDSASSPLAKIANHSFYVPNHSLFFSNSMCGFMLLSQGLLSAVASSLGESAVEALKHRETLISELGSSL, from the coding sequence ATGACTCAATCAATCGAGCAGTTGCCCGATACCGTGACCGGCCTCAAGCAGTTGCTGGCCGCCATCGAGCGGCAAGAAGTCGACATTGTGCTGGGTAGCAGTTCAACACGCGTGCTGACTTCGCTGATTGAGTCCCCACAACGCGCAGCCGTTTCATCCATCACCGAGTTGTCCGAGCAACTGGGGGTCAACGCCTCCACATTGTCGCGGTTGGCCAGGCGACTGGGCTACTCGGGCTTTAGCAAGCTGCAGGATGTCTTTCGCCGTGAGCTGACGGAGGGCCGGAGTTTTTATAGCGATCAGGCTTCCCAACTGGTGGTGGGCACTACCGATAACGGCCCTCTCAGTCAGCTGGCCCGTCTGGGACGGCAAGAAAGCGCAAACATCGCCAGCCTGATCGAGCAGATCGATGCCTCGACGTTCGATCAGGTGGTCGGTCGACTATGCAAAGCCAAGCGCGTTCGCATTCATGGGATGCGCCAGTTCAACTCCTTGGCTTTGTTCATGGCATACGGCCTGGGCATGCTGCGCCCAGACGTCAGCACCCTGGATTCCAACCGGCAAGGCGTCGCCGATGCGTTGGCTCAGCTGGACGCGGGTGATGTGCTGGTTGTGGCTAGCTGTTTCCCCTATACGCCGAGTGTTCTAGCCACCGCCGATGTGGCTGCACACCACGGTATCGAGGTCATCGCCTTGACGGACTCCGCCAGCTCACCACTGGCCAAAATAGCCAATCACAGTTTCTACGTGCCCAATCACAGCCTGTTCTTCAGCAATAGCATGTGCGGATTCATGCTTTTGTCCCAAGGCCTGCTAAGCGCTGTAGCAAGCTCATTGGGTGAATCCGCCGTAGAGGCGCTCAAGCATCGTGAGACGCTCATCTCTGAACTGGGCTCATCGTTGTAA
- a CDS encoding C45 family autoproteolytic acyltransferase/hydolase gives MLAQLHIAGSAFDLGVRLGQFGRQAVHAKLRPLPLWQRLAALANTPKAQEMQTLVRQMFPRYWQEIEGLAAGLELPVDEVFMWNCRGDFAGLPSVDGCTTVYGQTLLGTLIAHNEDGLPQLRGDCAIVHVTPDDGAAFVSFIYPGSIPGHTFAVNEFGIVATVNNLRPKDIPAGLPRMVLGRASLEARSVDEAIAAVSVTPRAGAFHHAFAQAGSTQVVSVEASSAMTCALEVRGVQGHANHMVQDALGQVEQTVTGSSGSRQQRLDALLAGTRDLLDETKALDVLRDEHDVTLPIYRCAPDDPDDENTLATAVFSLTATTVEWRVYTCRDIDRPDVKGVVSVYR, from the coding sequence ATGCTCGCTCAACTTCATATTGCCGGCAGCGCATTCGACCTAGGGGTGCGCCTGGGTCAATTTGGCCGCCAGGCCGTGCACGCAAAATTGCGGCCGCTGCCTCTGTGGCAACGCCTCGCAGCGCTGGCCAACACGCCCAAGGCGCAGGAAATGCAGACGCTGGTACGCCAGATGTTCCCGCGCTACTGGCAGGAAATCGAAGGCCTGGCGGCCGGGCTTGAACTGCCTGTCGACGAAGTCTTCATGTGGAACTGCCGTGGAGACTTCGCCGGGCTTCCCAGTGTCGATGGTTGCACCACCGTGTATGGCCAGACTCTACTGGGCACTTTGATCGCCCACAACGAAGACGGCCTGCCACAGCTGCGCGGCGACTGCGCCATCGTGCATGTCACGCCCGATGACGGCGCGGCGTTCGTCAGCTTCATTTATCCGGGGTCGATTCCTGGGCACACGTTCGCGGTCAACGAATTCGGCATCGTTGCGACGGTCAACAACCTGCGGCCCAAGGATATTCCGGCAGGCCTGCCAAGGATGGTTTTGGGTCGTGCTTCACTAGAGGCCAGATCCGTCGACGAAGCCATTGCCGCCGTGTCGGTGACGCCCCGCGCGGGCGCATTCCACCATGCGTTCGCCCAAGCAGGCTCAACGCAGGTGGTGAGCGTGGAAGCTTCATCTGCCATGACCTGCGCCTTGGAAGTCAGGGGAGTCCAAGGCCACGCCAATCACATGGTCCAGGATGCACTGGGCCAGGTAGAGCAGACCGTTACGGGTAGCTCCGGATCGCGTCAACAGCGACTGGACGCACTGCTGGCCGGTACGCGTGACTTGCTGGATGAAACCAAGGCCCTTGACGTTCTGCGTGATGAGCATGATGTAACCTTGCCTATCTACCGGTGCGCGCCTGATGATCCAGATGATGAGAACACCCTGGCAACCGCAGTCTTCTCACTGACGGCCACGACTGTAGAATGGCGCGTTTACACCTGCCGTGACATTGATCGTCCCGATGTCAAAGGTGTGGTTTCCGTTTATAGGTAG
- the glnQ gene encoding glutamine ABC transporter ATP-binding protein GlnQ produces MIKFKNVSKHFGTTQVLHNIDLSIASGEVVVIIGPSGSGKSTLLRCINKLEEITEGELVVDGLKVNDPKVDERLIRQEAGMVFQQFHLFPQMTALENVAFGPIRVRGASKAEAHALGRELLAKVGLAERADHYPSQLSGGQQQRVAIARALAVKPKMMLFDEPTSALDPELRHEVLTVMKALAEEGMTMVIVTHEVDFARKVASRLIFIDKGRIAEDGKPQELIANPPSPRLREFLQHVS; encoded by the coding sequence ATGATCAAATTCAAGAACGTTTCCAAGCATTTTGGCACTACACAGGTGCTGCACAACATCGATCTGAGCATTGCGAGCGGCGAAGTCGTGGTGATCATCGGGCCATCGGGATCGGGTAAATCGACCCTGCTGCGCTGCATCAACAAGCTGGAAGAGATCACAGAGGGAGAACTTGTCGTCGATGGCCTGAAGGTCAACGACCCCAAGGTGGACGAGCGGCTTATCCGTCAGGAAGCGGGAATGGTCTTTCAGCAATTCCACCTGTTCCCGCAGATGACTGCGTTGGAAAACGTAGCGTTCGGACCTATCCGTGTCCGTGGTGCGAGCAAAGCCGAAGCTCATGCACTAGGTCGTGAACTGTTGGCGAAGGTGGGGTTGGCCGAGCGTGCCGACCACTACCCTTCTCAACTCTCGGGCGGCCAGCAGCAACGCGTTGCAATTGCTCGCGCGCTCGCTGTCAAACCCAAAATGATGCTGTTTGACGAGCCGACCTCTGCGCTTGACCCAGAGCTGCGCCATGAAGTGCTGACCGTGATGAAGGCGCTGGCGGAAGAAGGCATGACCATGGTGATTGTGACGCACGAAGTCGATTTCGCGCGCAAAGTCGCCAGCCGTCTGATCTTCATCGACAAGGGGCGCATTGCTGAGGACGGGAAACCGCAAGAGCTGATCGCCAACCCACCCAGCCCGCGCTTGCGGGAATTTCTCCAGCACGTTTCGTAA
- the glnP gene encoding glutamine ABC transporter permease GlnP — translation MQFQWSAIWDALPVLLDGAKLTLWISILGLIGGAFIGVIAGFARAYGGFLSSRVALVFIELIRGTPIMVQVMFIYFALPLMVPVRVDPFSAAVFTIMINSGAYIGEITRGAVLSINKGFREAGLALGLSRRDTLRYVIAPLAFRRMIPALGNQWIVSIKDTSLFIVIGVAELTRQGQEVIAGNFRAMEVWSAVAVIYLIITLVLSYVLRRMEARLKIL, via the coding sequence ATGCAATTTCAATGGAGCGCCATTTGGGATGCGCTCCCCGTTCTGCTGGATGGCGCCAAACTCACACTCTGGATATCGATCCTGGGTCTGATCGGTGGCGCATTCATCGGCGTGATCGCGGGCTTTGCCCGCGCTTACGGCGGTTTCCTGAGCAGTCGGGTAGCCCTGGTATTCATCGAGCTGATCCGTGGCACGCCAATCATGGTGCAGGTGATGTTCATCTACTTCGCCTTGCCGCTGATGGTTCCCGTACGCGTTGATCCATTCAGCGCCGCCGTGTTCACCATCATGATTAACTCCGGTGCTTACATCGGCGAAATCACCAGAGGTGCGGTGCTATCGATCAACAAAGGCTTTCGCGAAGCCGGTCTGGCACTCGGCCTGTCCAGGCGCGATACGCTTCGTTACGTGATTGCGCCCCTGGCATTTCGCCGAATGATCCCCGCACTGGGTAACCAATGGATCGTCAGCATCAAGGACACCTCTCTGTTCATCGTGATCGGGGTCGCTGAGCTGACCCGTCAGGGCCAAGAGGTGATCGCCGGCAATTTCCGGGCGATGGAAGTCTGGTCTGCGGTCGCCGTGATTTATTTGATCATCACGCTGGTACTCAGTTATGTCCTGCGCCGGATGGAAGCAAGGTTGAAAATCCTATGA
- the glnH gene encoding glutamine ABC transporter substrate-binding protein GlnH codes for MKKILKASLAAAALAICANSMAAGKELLIATDTAFVPFEFKQGSEYVGFDIDLWAAIAKEMGVTYQLKPMDFNGIIPALQTHNVDAALAGITIKEERKQAIDFSDGYYDSGFLLMVKADNDTIKSEADIAGKSLAVKSGTSAADYAKANLKAKDLRQFPNIDNAYLELRTGRVDAAMHDTPNVLYYIKTAGEGQVKTVGTQMMAQQYGIGFPKGSELREPVNAALKKLREDGTYAKIYEKWFGTQPQ; via the coding sequence ATGAAAAAAATTCTCAAGGCATCCCTTGCCGCCGCAGCGCTGGCCATTTGCGCTAACTCCATGGCTGCCGGCAAGGAACTGTTGATCGCTACGGATACGGCATTCGTGCCATTTGAGTTCAAACAGGGCAGTGAGTACGTGGGTTTCGATATCGATCTCTGGGCGGCGATCGCTAAAGAGATGGGCGTGACCTATCAGCTCAAGCCGATGGACTTCAACGGCATTATTCCTGCTCTGCAGACCCATAACGTGGACGCGGCGCTGGCAGGCATTACCATCAAGGAAGAGCGCAAGCAGGCCATCGACTTCTCTGACGGCTACTACGACAGCGGCTTCTTGCTGATGGTCAAGGCCGACAACGACACCATCAAAAGCGAGGCTGACATTGCTGGCAAGAGCCTGGCAGTGAAGAGCGGCACCTCAGCGGCTGACTATGCGAAAGCCAACCTCAAGGCCAAGGATCTGCGCCAGTTCCCAAACATCGATAACGCCTACCTTGAGCTACGTACCGGCCGGGTCGACGCCGCCATGCACGACACACCGAACGTCCTTTACTACATCAAGACCGCAGGTGAAGGCCAAGTCAAAACGGTAGGCACCCAGATGATGGCCCAGCAATATGGCATTGGCTTCCCTAAAGGCAGCGAACTGCGTGAACCGGTCAACGCCGCACTGAAGAAGCTTCGAGAAGATGGCACCTACGCCAAAATCTACGAAAAGTGGTTTGGCACCCAGCCTCAGTAA